In the genome of Gammaproteobacteria bacterium, one region contains:
- a CDS encoding ATPase, T2SS/T4P/T4SS family, with product MKRASGVGHLTPFLPGLEGLLGDPEVSEIMINGPGNVWIERAGRLEPHDAPALTAAWLHRAAIHIARPLGLDPAARPILDARLEDGSRVAICTPPASPEVAITIRRFGGRAFSAEDLVRLGSLPEDILEAARNTLASRQNILVSGGTGSGKTTLLNALIELLPEDERIVAIEDTLELRIDRANCLRFEAGATLSETPVEIRDLVRHALRHRPDHIVVGEVRGGEAADLLQALNTGHGGSLTTIHANNARSALSRLASCAMQAGDALPWEVTCRGVVDGIALVLHVTRRDGRRFVEEALEVRGYDAATGRWITEPTWTTQPPKEVNA from the coding sequence TGAAGCGCGCCAGCGGCGTCGGCCACCTCACTCCCTTCTTGCCGGGCCTGGAGGGTCTGCTCGGGGACCCCGAGGTCTCCGAGATCATGATCAACGGTCCCGGCAATGTCTGGATCGAGCGGGCCGGAAGGCTGGAGCCCCACGACGCGCCGGCCCTCACCGCCGCATGGCTCCACCGCGCGGCAATCCACATCGCGCGGCCGCTCGGGCTCGATCCCGCCGCGCGGCCGATCCTGGATGCACGGCTGGAGGACGGATCGCGGGTCGCCATCTGCACCCCGCCCGCGAGTCCCGAGGTCGCGATCACCATACGGCGGTTCGGAGGCCGCGCGTTCTCGGCCGAGGACCTCGTGCGGCTGGGCTCGCTGCCCGAAGACATCCTCGAAGCCGCCCGGAACACGCTTGCGTCCCGCCAGAACATCCTCGTCTCCGGCGGCACCGGCTCGGGCAAGACCACGCTGCTGAACGCGCTGATCGAACTGCTGCCCGAGGACGAACGCATCGTCGCGATCGAGGACACGCTCGAACTCAGGATCGACCGTGCCAACTGCCTCCGCTTCGAGGCCGGAGCCACCCTCTCAGAGACGCCCGTTGAGATCCGCGATCTGGTGCGGCACGCGCTCCGGCACCGGCCCGACCACATCGTCGTCGGCGAGGTGCGCGGCGGCGAGGCCGCCGACCTGCTGCAGGCGCTCAACACCGGCCACGGCGGGTCGCTCACCACCATCCACGCCAACAACGCGCGCTCCGCGCTCTCGCGGCTCGCGAGCTGCGCCATGCAGGCCGGAGACGCGCTGCCCTGGGAGGTCACCTGCCGGGGCGTCGTCGACGGCATCGCGCTCGTGCTGCACGTGACCCGCCGCGACGGGCGCCGGTTCGTCGAAGAGGCGCTCGAAGTGCGCGGCTACGACGCGGCCACCGGCCGCTGGATCACGGAACCGACATGGACCACCCAACCACCGAAGGAGGTGAACGCATGA
- a CDS encoding zincin-like metallopeptidase domain-containing protein encodes MNHDEYHRKFADAIIEQIKQGTAPWQKPWAPGERVMPMNVDTARSYRGGNSLHLAATQQEHGYGDVRWGTYRQIQAQGGQVRKGETGTRILSFQDHKRIAVTDAQGKPRRDAEGKRVYRYEKLKTPFVRQYTVFNAEQADGLPERANPTPEPLWKAHREAEKVMEDVGVQVRHVQGDRAYYHMKRDEIVLPERGQFPSANHYYQTALHELGHSTGHPERMNRETLVEGIKNGFGSPDYAREELRAEISAMMTGERVGVGHDPSRGAAYVEGWIKSLEEDPREIRRAAADAQRISDFVLARHIEREPARAPVDITREPMAVAATRAPGLQRIQVPVPQIPTPQRGAGPSR; translated from the coding sequence ATGAACCACGACGAATACCACCGCAAGTTCGCCGACGCGATCATCGAGCAGATCAAGCAGGGCACCGCGCCGTGGCAGAAGCCGTGGGCGCCGGGCGAGCGCGTCATGCCCATGAACGTCGACACGGCCCGCTCCTACCGGGGCGGCAACAGCCTGCACTTGGCCGCCACCCAGCAGGAGCACGGCTACGGCGACGTGCGCTGGGGCACCTACCGCCAGATCCAGGCCCAGGGCGGACAGGTCAGAAAGGGCGAGACCGGCACCCGCATCCTGTCGTTTCAGGACCATAAGCGGATCGCCGTCACCGACGCGCAGGGTAAGCCCAGGCGGGACGCCGAGGGCAAGCGCGTCTACCGCTACGAGAAGCTCAAGACGCCGTTCGTGCGGCAGTACACCGTGTTCAACGCCGAGCAGGCCGACGGGCTGCCGGAGCGCGCGAACCCCACGCCCGAGCCCCTCTGGAAGGCGCACCGAGAGGCCGAGAAGGTCATGGAGGACGTGGGGGTTCAGGTCCGCCACGTCCAGGGCGACCGCGCCTACTACCACATGAAGCGCGACGAGATCGTGCTGCCCGAGCGCGGGCAGTTCCCATCCGCGAACCACTACTACCAGACCGCGCTCCACGAGTTGGGTCACAGTACCGGCCACCCCGAGCGGATGAACCGGGAGACGCTCGTCGAAGGGATCAAGAACGGGTTCGGGTCCCCCGACTACGCTAGGGAGGAACTCCGGGCCGAGATCAGCGCCATGATGACCGGCGAGCGCGTCGGCGTCGGGCATGACCCGAGCCGCGGCGCGGCCTACGTCGAGGGCTGGATCAAGTCGCTCGAGGAGGATCCGCGCGAGATCCGGCGCGCCGCCGCGGACGCGCAGAGGATCTCCGACTTCGTGCTCGCGCGGCACATCGAGCGGGAGCCCGCGCGGGCTCCCGTGGACATCACGCGGGAACCCATGGCCGTGGCCGCGACCCGCGCGCCCGGGCTTCAGCGGATCCAGGTGCCCGTCCCTCAGATCCCGACGCCCCAGCGCGGCGCCGGGCCGAGCCGCTGA
- a CDS encoding tyrosine-type recombinase/integrase — MMAVTKRDRRAYSAGERGRNRVRVFPDPKTGLFQIEWRNNGRRLSRSLRHRDWQKAKKQADELAAGFSSPQAREVREPEPLTLGGLFDIYGEEVTPTKAPSSRKYDRATMAMFRNFFGGHRQPATLSQRDWDRFIRARRAGKAGRSRRPVGNRTIQQDLKLLLAILNWAAKSRDEEGRLLLESNPLRGLRAPAEKNPTRVLLTDAEYQALLRVSEAMDWRFRVALVIAHETGHRIGAIRQLRWPDIDMEAGVIRWRAENEKTGYEHRTPVTAEALAVLQGAWMQNPSGGDSPVLPAPRDPSRCLDRSRVRVWWDKAQKLAGLEPKRGRGWHSLRRKFASDLMNQPLKVLCELGGWKTAQTVLQCYQRADEDQLRKALEDRRRVSIPAE, encoded by the coding sequence ATGATGGCAGTCACGAAACGTGACCGGCGCGCGTACAGCGCCGGCGAGCGGGGCCGGAACCGGGTGAGGGTGTTCCCCGATCCCAAGACCGGTCTTTTCCAGATCGAGTGGCGCAACAACGGTCGAAGGCTGAGCCGGTCGCTGAGACACCGCGACTGGCAGAAGGCGAAGAAGCAGGCGGATGAGCTTGCCGCAGGCTTCTCCAGCCCGCAGGCCCGCGAGGTACGGGAGCCCGAGCCGCTCACGCTGGGGGGGCTTTTTGACATTTACGGGGAAGAGGTGACGCCCACCAAGGCGCCGTCGAGCCGGAAGTACGACCGGGCCACCATGGCGATGTTCCGCAACTTCTTTGGGGGACACCGTCAACCGGCCACGCTCTCGCAGCGCGACTGGGACCGGTTCATCCGGGCACGTCGTGCGGGCAAGGCCGGGCGCAGCCGCAGGCCCGTGGGCAACCGCACGATCCAACAGGACCTCAAGCTACTGCTCGCGATCCTGAACTGGGCCGCGAAGTCGAGGGACGAGGAGGGTAGGCTCCTCCTCGAATCCAACCCCCTCCGGGGGCTCAGGGCCCCTGCCGAGAAGAACCCGACCCGGGTGCTTCTCACCGACGCGGAGTACCAGGCATTGCTCCGGGTGTCCGAGGCGATGGACTGGCGGTTTCGTGTGGCGCTGGTGATCGCCCACGAGACGGGGCACCGTATCGGTGCCATCCGCCAGCTCCGCTGGCCGGACATCGACATGGAGGCCGGGGTTATCCGCTGGCGCGCTGAGAACGAGAAGACCGGGTACGAGCACCGGACTCCGGTCACAGCCGAGGCGCTCGCCGTCTTGCAGGGGGCGTGGATGCAGAACCCCAGCGGCGGGGACTCTCCCGTGCTGCCCGCGCCGAGGGACCCCTCGCGGTGCCTGGACCGGTCGCGGGTGCGCGTCTGGTGGGACAAGGCCCAGAAACTCGCAGGGCTGGAGCCCAAGCGCGGTCGCGGCTGGCACTCGCTGAGGCGGAAGTTCGCTTCGGACCTCATGAACCAGCCGCTGAAGGTGCTCTGCGAACTCGGAGGCTGGAAGACGGCCCAGACCGTTCTCCAGTGTTACCAGCGGGCCGACGAGGACCAGCTCAGGAAGGCCCTCGAAGACCGGCGGAGGGTTTCCATTCCCGCTGAATAG